DNA sequence from the Methylacidiphilum kamchatkense Kam1 genome:
GCAACCTCATGCTTTCAGAAGAAATTAGGAAAGGACTCAAAGAGGCTTTGCCACAGCTATTTGAAGGTTTGGAAATTATGCCTTTAACTGGTTTTCCAGAAAGGATGCTCGAGGCTTTTAGTCAGAATCTATCTGATGATAAAAATTGTCAGATCGCCGTTGTTGCAGCAACGGCTGAGGATTGGGAAGCAGCGATATTGGCTAGAAGGATGGGCATTCCTATGTTTTTACCCTCTGATCTTGTTGTTTTGCAAGGAAAGCTTTATGCGAAAACGCTAAGTGGACTGGAACCGATTAACATTCTTTTTCGAAGACTGCCTGATAGTTTGCTTGATCCAATTGCAACCCGTTGTGGAGCCCAAGAAGGGATAGCTGGGCTTTTCTGGTGTCTGCGTAAAGCAACTCTTAGACTCATCAATGCAGCTGGTTGCGGGATTACTACCGATCCACTCCTTCAATCTTACACTTCGAAAATGATCCGATATTATTTAGGAGAAAAGCCGCTGCTCAACTCTTTGCCTACTTATCCAGCTTATGATCCTGATGTCTTTTCGCTATTTCTGGACAGCTTCCAGAATTATTTCCTAAAAGACCGGAATGGACATAGTGTAGTTTTAGAAAAGCTACTTGGAAAGGATGAAAAGACAATTTCTAGATTAGATTGTAGATCCTTGGTCATTCAAAAAAAGCCTCAGTTAAAAAAATTCCCTTCTTTTTATCGTACTACCCTTTCACATAAACCGACTGCTTTGGTCCTTTTTGGAGTTGTTAAAAATGGACAGCCTGAATTGCTGCCTATTATGTTTGGGAAAGTTATTTCAGATGTTACATTTCAGGAAAATAATCAGTCGCATCTCTATAAAGACGTCTGGCTTTTGCAAGAAAATAACTCTTGGTCTTTTTCAAATGTAAATGCATGTGTCAGTGTTTCTATGAGAAGTCGCATTGCTCCTTTAAGCCGAGTTGCTGAATCGATGTACTGGATGGGACGATATCTGACTAGGAGTATGCAACTCAATCACATGCTACTAACAGTTCGATCCTATGGAGATGAGGCAATGAAAGGAGAGCGTGGAGAAGCTTTTCAGAATCTTTTATCAGAAGTCCTCGGCTATTTTGTAATTCCTTCACATTCTTTTCATTCAGCAGGACCAATAGATTTTTCGATGCTTTTTTCTTCTTTTTTCGCTGGAACAGATTGGTACGATTCAGTGGTCAGCTGTATATCGAGATGTTATGATAATGGAAGAAAAATTCGCGACTCCCTTCCTCCTGAAGTATGGCTTGCCCTCAGCTCACTCTTTTTTAGTCTTCAAACTCAACCTCATGTAAGATCTTCTATTAATTATGATCAAAGATTAAACGAATTTTCTATAGCCTCAGACAGGCTCCTTGCTATCATTAATGAACATCTTCTACGCAACGAGCTTTGGAAGTTTTTTCAGATTGGAACATTTTACGAAAAAGGGAAGTTTAGTCTTCACTTAATTAAACTTTGTACAAAGATCACAGAAAAAAAAGAGGCTTTGTTCCGAGGATTTTTCCTTCAGATTGCCTTGGAATGGATACTGAAGCTTACATCGGCCTTGTATGCTTACAGAAGTCTTTATCATTATCCCTTTTCTCCAAAGAATCTCATCGAACTTCTTCTCTTCGATAGGCAGTTCCCTCGTTCAATCTATTTTTGTTTGAGCCAGATCGAAGCGATGCTGCAATTTACTGAAAGGATTCGAAACATGTCACAAAAACCCCTTTCATTTGTTCGGTATATGGAGGCAAAATTGAAACGATGGGCGGACGAAATTGATTCAAACAAAGAGAAAGACAAAGACAACATTACCCAATTTACACAGTGGATTGAAGAGATAGAAAAGGAATTTTATGAATTTCATTCTCTCCTTTCTGATGAGTATTTGACCCATCAATCGACCTTTGAAAATGTGGTCATGGAGGAAGGAAAATTTGCAACTGATTGATCATCCTCAATGAAATTTTCTATATCCCATACGACTGAATATGTGTACACGGCAGCTGCATTGGAATCATTTTCTGAGTTAAGATGCCATCCACAGAATTGCATACGACAGACAGTTTTAAGCCACGAAATGATCCTTGCGCCTGCAGTGCCTATTTATTTTTATACCGATTATTTTGGTAATAAGACCTCATTTTTTAGTATTCCTTTTAAACATAATCGATTAATCGTTGAGACTAAAAGTATCGTTCTTACGCATCCGTATCCGGATCCCCTTGGAGGCATAAGCCTTAGCGTTAGTGAAGCATTGATTGTTTATGGCTTTGAAAGGTTTGAGCTGTTTGATTTTCTACTTCCATCAAAATATATTCCTTTGCTTCCAGAAACCAAAGAAATCAGCTTAAAGATCTTTCAAAAAGAAAAGCCATTGATTGAGGCATTGCTCGAACTGAACCAATTCATACATAACTTTCTTTCTTATGCACCTGGAACAACTGATATTTCTACCTCTGTATCCGAACTGTTGAAACTGAGAAAAGGAGTGTGTCAGGACTATAGCCATTTGATGATTGCTATCCTTCGCTCTGCGGGTATTCCAGCTCGATATGTTAGTGGATATATTGAGCCAATCAAAGAAGAGTCTTCTGTAAAACAACCAATCGGCGCGGCAACGCATGCTTGGGTCGAAGTCTATCTACCTAACAAGAAATGGGTTGGATTCGATCCCACAAACAATACGGTGGAAGGAGAATATCATATTCAAATAGCTGTTGGAAGAGACTATGATGATGTGGCTCCGCTACGTGGGATCTTCAAAGGGTATCATGGGCAGGAGTTGAAGGTCGCTGTTCAGGTAGAAAGGGTGTGAGAGTAATGTGGAACAATCATTACAGCAGAATTTGTTGTATTCATTTTATGGCAGGAAAAAAAACGAAAAATTGACTGCAAATCGCTTTAATTATTAGAAAATTCCTTGCATTATAGCTAAGACAATGAATTTTTTTTTCTTTTAATTCTATGGATGCTTTTTAGTCGGTTTGAATCATCGATTGTTGCTTCTACCTCTTCTGATCATGCCCAGCCTGCAGATACCTTTCCCAATGCTTCTTTAGAACCAGAAGATCTGATCGAATTTCCAAAATTATCAAAACCTATTCAACTACTCATTACAAAAGCTTTGGCATTGACCCACCAAAACTTGACATACCTTTATGGGTCAGCCGATCCAAAGGAAGGAGGAATGGATTGTTCTGGATTTATTTATTATCTTCTTACCCAAATAGGATTGAAGGATGTTCCGCGAAGTGCTTCTCAAATCTATTCTTGGGTAAGAAAAGAAGGATTATTCAAAGTAGTGTTGAGTAACAACCAAGAAAGTTTTGAATTATCTGAACTGGAGCCAGGCGATCTTCTTTTCTGGATAGGAACTTATCCGACAACCAATGATCCACCCATTACTCACGTCATGATTTATCTTGGTCACGAAAAACAAACAGGAGAACGGGTAATGGTTGGTTCAAGTGATGGACGAACCTATCATGGGAAAAGAAGATGGGGGGTTAGTGTTTTTGATCTTTTTATGAAATTTGCAAATCCTCATTATCATCTGAATAGTTCCACAAAGTTTATTGGCTACGGAAAAATTCCTGGGATAGAAAAATTGGAAGAAAACTAGCATTTATAAAAAAAGGTGAAAGATGGTTATGCAAACTATAAAAAGCCATAGAAAGAGAAAAAATTATCTCATGAGGGTATTATGAAACACAACATTGAATTATGACTATAAAACATTGCGAATTGTCCTATCGTTTTTGTGATCGTGGAAATCCAGAAGTATCTTTTATATATCAAAGCTAACTTATAAGGAAGAGAAGAATGTTTAAAGAAAGAAAAGTTGATGGAAAGAATTAGAGAATCTTAAATGCGAATCATAACTGCCATAAAGTACCACAATATAAACCTTCCAGTTCTCTAGAAATAACCGATTATCATTTTTTGTTTGCAAAGTCATGGAGTATAATTAACCAATATTCATGCCATAAAAGAAGCCATGACTTTCCCCCAATTTTATAAGAGGTATTCTAATTCTAGATAGATGTAAGTAAATGCTAGTGAAAATCTTGCTAATGTTGCCGAAAATCCAATTTAAGAAAAGAACTTCTGAAAATAGAAGTATACGAATAAGAACAATAGAGTCCCTCATTATCTGTGAAATGTAAACGTATAATCAATTCGATTAAATAATATTATTTATTGTTAAGAATATTGCAATAATAGTAAAAACAAAACTAAAAACCAAAATCATAAATGCTTTCTGTTCTAAAGAGGAGAAAGCACCTTAATAAAAAAAATAAAAAATAAGATAATTATTATTTCAGAACGTCTAATGTTCAGATCGTAGAAGATGTGTAAAGTATATTTTAACTTATGTTACGCTTGTTTCTTTACCAAAAGATAAATAATGCATATAAGTATTAGAAATGTAACTTACGGATCCAATAATCTTGTCTGAATTGCTTTTGCAGCAGCCTGGCATCGGTTCGTAACATCAAGTTTTAGAAATATATTTTTTAAATGATATTTTACTGTTGATTCACTAATGTTTAAGATACAGGAAATTTCCCAATTAGTCTTTCCTTCTTTAATCCATTTTAATATCTCTTTTTCTCGATGGGTTAACGTGTCTAAAAAGGTACTCTCTAATCTTTGAATACTTTTTGGCAAACAGCATTTAAGAAAAGACATATGGAGATGATGCATAAGGACTCCTAAGACTATTTCGTGGCGACGATGCCTTTCAATATCCTTATCACAGAAAGAGAATAGAGTAGTTATGCTATTTGCACGTTCAACAACTCCAAAACTCAAGCCTGTTAGAAGCCCTATATCAGAGGCGTCTTTGATGTATTCTTTTCTTAACTTGTCGTGATAGTTTTTAAAAATGACAGTTCTTCTGACTATTCTTCCTTCGTTTTGAAGTGCTGTCTTCACCACGGGATCTATCTTCTGATATTGTAACTTTAGATAAAAGGCAATGAGATCATTTGGAAAGCTATGATTAAATATTTTAAGGATTTTTTCTATTTTTAAATCAGCATTGGTTTTTACTATACCGCAAGCAATCAGCCTAGAAGGTAGAATATTCTGAACTTTCCCAAAGAGATTCCTTAGCTCTTTTTCTTTTTTGATAAATATAGAAGAATTAATGATATCTAAAGTATCCATAAGGTCTTTTTTACTAAGAAAAGAAAAACTTTCCATTATTTAAAAGATGAATAAAATAAGAACATTAAGAATAATTAAGTTATTTTCCCTAATCAAGTGAATAGTTGCATAAAAAAAATTATGTTATTAAATACTAACGCTTATGAAAAAAAATGATCAACTTATTACTACAGAATTAATTAATTTATTTAACAAACTCATCGATTATAACAAAAACGAAAGGATATGGACAGCAATGGAATCTTTGGCAAAAATGCTTGACCAGATTGAATTGAGGATAGCTGAAATAGAAAAGATCGTTGGCATTTCCAAGACAAATTCTAATGAATCGAAGGAAGAGAATCTATAAAATATCCCGGATTATCCACCCTTTACCTCGAACAGTGGTAATGAAATTTTTTAAGGTATTTTTTTCAAGTTTTTTTCTTAACCCACACATATGTACCTGAATCACATTTTGGATCGAGCTAATCTTAGAGGAATTACCCCATATTTGTTCACAAATTTCTTCGGTAGATACAATATTATTTCTTTTTGATAACAATAGGGCCAGCAAAGAAAATTCTTTTGGAGTCAGTTTTATTTCTCTGGTTCCTTTCCAGACTTTAGAATTTTTTAAATCAACGGTGAGGTTCCCAGTTTTCAAGATATGTTTTTCTGGTTTTCTTTTTTTAATGAGTATTTGTAGATGTTCGGCAAGCTCTTCCGGGCTAAAATCTTTTGGAATAAAAACTTCAATGCCTTTTCTTAAAGCAATGATTCTTTTTTGCGCATTTAAATCAATGTCAATTAATAGAATGGGTAGTAGAATGCCTTCGCTCCTTAATTTCTCAACAATTTCTAGATAAGGAAAGTTGGTGGGAGTCTTGGGATCAATAATGGCAGCATCATAAGTTTTAAAAATGAGCTGGATAAAAAATTCGCTTAAATGGTTTACGGTAATTAGTTGGCTATTTAGAAGCTTTGTAGCTTCTTCAACAGATCGAATGTAAGCTTCGTTTGATGTTGCAAGGATAAAGATCATACAAATGCCTTAATAAAAAGAGATTCACTACCATTCTCTTTAAGAGGAAAAGAAAAGAAGATTTTTTTTGTAGCTAACAATGTGACTCTGA
Encoded proteins:
- a CDS encoding transglutaminase family protein yields the protein MKFSISHTTEYVYTAAALESFSELRCHPQNCIRQTVLSHEMILAPAVPIYFYTDYFGNKTSFFSIPFKHNRLIVETKSIVLTHPYPDPLGGISLSVSEALIVYGFERFELFDFLLPSKYIPLLPETKEISLKIFQKEKPLIEALLELNQFIHNFLSYAPGTTDISTSVSELLKLRKGVCQDYSHLMIAILRSAGIPARYVSGYIEPIKEESSVKQPIGAATHAWVEVYLPNKKWVGFDPTNNTVEGEYHIQIAVGRDYDDVAPLRGIFKGYHGQELKVAVQVERV
- a CDS encoding circularly permuted type 2 ATP-grasp protein; the protein is MIIWKNILKNAAFLDEENLEKSQQSLSLYFKLNGVCPSFYEENLDYYIDPWPLVLSVDDWMEIRVGVEQRMLAWRRFLKDLYFEKSIFKDKVIPFEPFLSSDQYRRECVGLEPPGGEYLYIYSCEVAKEEKGKWIVLRDELEQPRNLMLSEEIRKGLKEALPQLFEGLEIMPLTGFPERMLEAFSQNLSDDKNCQIAVVAATAEDWEAAILARRMGIPMFLPSDLVVLQGKLYAKTLSGLEPINILFRRLPDSLLDPIATRCGAQEGIAGLFWCLRKATLRLINAAGCGITTDPLLQSYTSKMIRYYLGEKPLLNSLPTYPAYDPDVFSLFLDSFQNYFLKDRNGHSVVLEKLLGKDEKTISRLDCRSLVIQKKPQLKKFPSFYRTTLSHKPTALVLFGVVKNGQPELLPIMFGKVISDVTFQENNQSHLYKDVWLLQENNSWSFSNVNACVSVSMRSRIAPLSRVAESMYWMGRYLTRSMQLNHMLLTVRSYGDEAMKGERGEAFQNLLSEVLGYFVIPSHSFHSAGPIDFSMLFSSFFAGTDWYDSVVSCISRCYDNGRKIRDSLPPEVWLALSSLFFSLQTQPHVRSSINYDQRLNEFSIASDRLLAIINEHLLRNELWKFFQIGTFYEKGKFSLHLIKLCTKITEKKEALFRGFFLQIALEWILKLTSALYAYRSLYHYPFSPKNLIELLLFDRQFPRSIYFCLSQIEAMLQFTERIRNMSQKPLSFVRYMEAKLKRWADEIDSNKEKDKDNITQFTQWIEEIEKEFYEFHSLLSDEYLTHQSTFENVVMEEGKFATD
- a CDS encoding helix-turn-helix transcriptional regulator gives rise to the protein MDTLDIINSSIFIKKEKELRNLFGKVQNILPSRLIACGIVKTNADLKIEKILKIFNHSFPNDLIAFYLKLQYQKIDPVVKTALQNEGRIVRRTVIFKNYHDKLRKEYIKDASDIGLLTGLSFGVVERANSITTLFSFCDKDIERHRRHEIVLGVLMHHLHMSFLKCCLPKSIQRLESTFLDTLTHREKEILKWIKEGKTNWEISCILNISESTVKYHLKNIFLKLDVTNRCQAAAKAIQTRLLDP
- a CDS encoding response regulator transcription factor yields the protein MIFILATSNEAYIRSVEEATKLLNSQLITVNHLSEFFIQLIFKTYDAAIIDPKTPTNFPYLEIVEKLRSEGILLPILLIDIDLNAQKRIIALRKGIEVFIPKDFSPEELAEHLQILIKKRKPEKHILKTGNLTVDLKNSKVWKGTREIKLTPKEFSLLALLLSKRNNIVSTEEICEQIWGNSSKISSIQNVIQVHMCGLRKKLEKNTLKNFITTVRGKGWIIRDIL
- a CDS encoding C40 family peptidase translates to MLFSRFESSIVASTSSDHAQPADTFPNASLEPEDLIEFPKLSKPIQLLITKALALTHQNLTYLYGSADPKEGGMDCSGFIYYLLTQIGLKDVPRSASQIYSWVRKEGLFKVVLSNNQESFELSELEPGDLLFWIGTYPTTNDPPITHVMIYLGHEKQTGERVMVGSSDGRTYHGKRRWGVSVFDLFMKFANPHYHLNSSTKFIGYGKIPGIEKLEEN